The DNA region GGTGCTACTGCCAAATATTTGGGATTGGATGATGAAAAGAAATATGCCGGTATGGGCGTCAGTGCTTGCGCTACTTGTGATGGTTTCTTCTATCGCAAGAAGGTGGTGGCAGTGGTCGGTGGTGGTGATACGGCTTGTGAAGAGGCTGTTTACCTGGCCGGACTGGCTAAGAAGGTTTATCTGATTGTGCGGAAGCCTTTCCTGCGTGCTTCCAAAATCATGCAGGAGCGTGTGATGAAGCATGAGAATATAGATGTGCTGTTTGAGCACAATGCCGTGGGCTTGTTCGGAGAGAATGGTGTGGAAGGTGTTCATCTGGTGAAACGTATGGGTGAATCGGATGAAGAACGCTACGACCTGGCTATTGATGGTTTCTTCCTGGCTATCGGTCATCAACCGAACTCAGATATCTTCAAACCCTATCTGGATACAGACGAGACAGGTTATATCATTACAGAAGGCGACAGTCCTCGTACGAAAGTGCCGGGTGTGTTTGCCGCCGGTGACATTGCCGATCCGCATTATCGTCAGGCTATTACGGCAGCTGGAAGCGGTTGTAAGGCAGCGCTTGAAGCGGAAAGATATCTTTCATCAAAATGCTTGATCTAAAATTGTAAGTAAAAGAGTATAAAAAGAAAACTCCGGATTGTGAATCATAATCCGGAGTTTTCTTTTTATTATTAATGTGAATTCGGAGTTGAATTTGCCTCATATTCGGAAAAGAAATGAGGTAAATGATTTTAGTCTATGTATTCAATCTCTTAGACGCAGATGACACGGATGACACGGATTTAAAGGCTGCGCTGTCACATCAATAAATAAAAAATCTGCGTCATCCGTGTCTAAAAAATAAATCATCACTTCATTCAAAACCAATTAGAAAGGAACTTCTTTCAACCCCTGATTCGCATTATTAATATACTTCTATTTCATCTACGTATAAGTCCGAAGGAATAATATCTCCTGGTGAATCTTTCCGGCAGTCAATGCCATTGCGCAATGTACCACCACTTTTTAAAGTCACTTTGATATAGCGTGCTTTGGTTGGCGTAAATTCCAGTACATCAGTGAACATCTTCCTGCCATGTTCAGGATATTCGCGGGTGTAGGAGGCCTGAGCTACTTCCTTGAATTCTTTGCCATCAGTGGACACCTCTACACAAGCTGCGCTTGCGGGTAGTACACGGAAAGCGGGATTATAGAGTGTACCGAATATCACTTTACTGATAGTGGTCGGTTTTTCCATATCGACGGAGAATACGAGTTCATTGTTATTCTTTTCATTCAGGTTGAAGGCTACCCATGGTGTGAAGGAAGCAATATTACCGCGTTTTCCATTGGTCAATCCCAATGTAGTGGTATCTGCGCCTAATATATCATTCTCTCCGAAGATGTCACCGCTCATCCAACCCCAATGAGGAGTGGTGGTGTATTGCTTTCCACTTATCTGGTTTGCATACAGTTTCTTGCCGTTCACTTTCCCCAGCATTTTACCGTTCTTGAAAGCTGCTGCCTGTAAATCGATGTAACCTTCCCAAATGAATGGCTGAGTGTAAAGTTCAGACTTTGCAGTCGGTGCACTTCCATCCGTGGTATATCTGATTTCAGCATCCGGATAGAATGTTTCCAACACGGCTTTCAATGTGCCGTCGTACACGTGCGTATTGATATTGACATCGAAGAAATTGCGGCATGCCTTTACGTTCATGGCGTCCATACGCTCAAAGTTTTCTACCATGCGGCTCCGGAAGCCGTTCCAGTTCTTCCGGTTGTTCTGTGTCCAGCCCGTC from Bacteroides sp. MSB163 includes:
- the trxB gene encoding thioredoxin-disulfide reductase; its protein translation is METEKVKCLIIGSGPAGYTAAIYAGRANLSPVLYEGLQPGGQLTTTTDVENFPGYPEGVSGQQLMDDLRKQAERFGADLRFGIATASDLSAAPYKVTIDEEKVIETDTLIIATGATAKYLGLDDEKKYAGMGVSACATCDGFFYRKKVVAVVGGGDTACEEAVYLAGLAKKVYLIVRKPFLRASKIMQERVMKHENIDVLFEHNAVGLFGENGVEGVHLVKRMGESDEERYDLAIDGFFLAIGHQPNSDIFKPYLDTDETGYIITEGDSPRTKVPGVFAAGDIADPHYRQAITAAGSGCKAALEAERYLSSKCLI